Part of the Paenibacillus kyungheensis genome, TCGCCCTTCAGTGGATACGCTTTTTGCCTCTATCCAACCTTTTACCGATCTACAGCGTCATGCTGTACTAATGACCGGTATGGGAAGCGATGGCGCAAGAGAAATGAAAAATTTATATGATAGCGGTATAAACTCTACCATCGCAGAAAACGAAGATACCTGTGTAGTGTACGGAATGCCGCGGTCGGCTGTAGAGCTCGGATGTGTAAATCATCTGCTCCCACTGCCAGAAATTGCGCCTAAACTTATACAAATCGTTAAATAGTTTACAACAAGCTATATGCTATCTTATGGAGGAGGTGTCTCACGGTGGACATGAATCAATATTTAAACATGTTTATTGATGAGTCGAACGATCATCTACAATCGTTGAATGAAAAAATGCTGGAATTGGAAAGCAGCCCGGCTGACCTTGGGATTGTCCAAGTTATTTTCCGTTCAGCACATACGCTTAAAGGTATGGCTGCAACAATGGGATTTGAAGATTTAGCAGCATTGACGCACCAAATGGAAAATGTACTTGATTTGGTACGTAATGAAAAATTAGCCATGCAAGAATTTATTTTCGATACATTATTTAAAAGTCTAGATGCTTTGGAATCCATGGTTCAAGACATTACGCAGGGTGGAGAAGGTAAAGCAGATGTAACAGCGATCGTGGAATCTCTGCAAGCGATTGTACGCGGAGAAATGACACCTGCTGCACCGGCAGCAACTGTAACTGCTACGCCAACACCGTCTGCTGTAACTGCTGATGCTGAAGTTGTTCAAGAGAGCAAAGGAATCCAATTGGATGAGTTCCAGCAATCTGTTATTGAACAATCGATGTCTGAAGGTCATCAAGCACTTTACGTTGAAGTTTTTATTCGTGAAGATTGTCAATTAAAAGCGGTTCGCGCATACATGGTATTCGATATGTTAGAGCGTTTCGGTGAAGTCATCAAATCCGAACCGTCTACACAAGATATCGAACAAGACAAATTCGATCGTAGCTTCTCACTGTATTACATTACGCAAAAAGATCAAGATGAACTTAAAACGATGATTTTAGGCGTATCTGAGATTGAGAATGTAACGATGACACGTTTGGATGCAGAATCTTTGAAAGAAATGTCTGCTCCAGCAAATCAATCATCTCCAATTGCTGCTGAAACAGTATCTTTAGAAGCTACACCTTCCACTTCAGCTCCTGTAGTAGAAGATAAAGCAGTAGTAGCACCACCACAAGCAAAAGCAGCTGCGAAATCTCCAGTTGCTGCTCCATCTCGCACGATTCGCGTAGATATCGATCGCTTAGATGTTCTTATGAACTTATTCAGCGAATTGCTAATTGACCGTGTACGTTTAGAGCAATTGGCTAGTGAAGTGAAAGTACCTGCATTAACAGATGCTGTCGAGCATATGGGACGTGTAAGTAGTGATTTGCAAAATATCGTACTGAAATTGAGAATGGTTCCGGTAGACACAGTGTTTAACCGTTTCCCTCGTATGGTACGTGATTTGGCCAAATCATTAGACAAAAAACTAGACTTGATTATCACAGGTGCTGAAACCGAGCTAGACCGCACAGTTATCGACGAAATCGGTGATCCACTGGTGCATTTATTGCGTAACTCAGTTGACCATGGTGTTGAGCCAATTGCAGATCGTATTGCAGCAGGTAAAGACGAGACCGGTGTAGTCAAACTAAGCGCATTCCATAGTGGTAATCATGTATTTATCGAAATTGAAGATGATGGACGTGGAATTTACCGCGATAAGATTCTTCAAAGCGCAATTAAAAAAGGTGTTGTGACTCAAGAGCAATCGGTCACAATGAAAGATGAAGAAGTATACCAACTTCTTTTTGCACCAGGATTCAGTACAGCAGAAGTTATCTCTGATATTTCTGGACGCGGTGTAGGTCTAGACGTGGTTAAATCCAAAATTTCATCACTTGGTGGACATGTAACGGTATACTCCACACCAGGTAAAGGAACCAAGTTCTCTGTACAACTACCACTCACATTGTCCATTATTTCAGCAATGTTGATCCGCGTAGGTTCGGAGAAATATGCGATTCCATTAACTTCGATTGTGGAAACAGGCATTATCAAATCCAAACAGGTACGTGATTTGCATGGTAGTCAATTAATTCCTTATCGTGAAACGCATATTCCGTTACTTTCACTAAGTCGTGTATTCGAAGTTCCAGACTTTGATGAGCGTGAAGAGGAAGAAACAGAGATTGTTGTAATCCGTAAAGGTGACAAACTAGCAGCACTAGCTGTTGAGAACTTCATTGGTCAAAACGAAATCGTTCTGAAAAGCTTGGGCAAATATCTTCCAGATATTCAAGGCGTTTCAGGAGCAACGATTCTTGGAGACGGCCAAGTGGCTTTGATTATTGATCCGAATGCATTTATCAAGTGATGTAGTTTATAACAAGGAGGATTTACCATGGCAGAAGATATAAAAGTTATTGTTTTCAAACTTGCAAAAGAAGAATACGGTATTGAAGTAGATAAAGTACAAACGATTGAGCGTATGTTACCTATTACGCGTGTACCTAAAACATTTGATTTTGTAAAAGGTGTTATTAATTTACGTGGTGTGGTTATTCCAGTTATCGATCTTCGTGGTCGTTTTAACCTTCCAGAAAATGAATATAACGATCAAACACGTATTATCATCGTAGAGGTAGATACAACACAAGTTGGATTTATTGTAGATTCAGCTAACGATGTAGTAGATTTAGATCGCGGACGTATTGAGAAACCGCCAGAAGTTGTAGGCGGAGTGAAAGCAAGATATCTTGATGGAGTTGCTAAGCTGGACGAAGAACGGCTGCTGATTATGCTTAACCTTGCTGAAGTCTTGAACCGAAGCGAAGTCAGTCAACTAGAAAATATCGAGGATTAAGCTTATGAACCTTTTTGGTAATCTTGAAGGGTTCAAAATGGATGTTCTAAAAGAAGTGGGAAATATAGGGGCAGGCAATGCAGCCACTGCCCTTTCCCAGCTTTTAGATAAACCGATTGATATGGCAGTACCGAAAGTTCAAATTCTACCTTTTGAAAAAATCGCTGATAAAGTTGGCGGACCTGAACAAATCGTTCTTGCTGTTTTCTTTCGTGTAGAAGGTGAAGCGCCGGGCAATTTGTTTTTTATTCTAACTCCTGAAGCAGGTAAAGGATTGCTTCATCGTTTAGCAGGGATTGAAGCCAGCGACGAAGAATTTTTTAATGAGATGGAACAATCTGCACTTTCAGAAATTGGAAATATTTTAGCAGGTTCGTATTTATCTTCATTAGCAGACTTTACCAAACTTTCAATGACACCTACAGTGCCTGGACTGGCAATGGATATGGCAGGTGCAATTTTGAACTACGGTCTGATCCAATTCGGAGAAATGGGTGACGATGCGTTGTTGATCGATACTACATTTTTAGAAGGAAAAGAAGAAGTGGAAGGGCAGTTTTTCTTGATTCCGGACCCTGAATCTTTTGATAAAATTTTCAAATCATTAGGAGTTCCATTAACTGATGATTGAAGAGCAAAACATTGTTAAAGTGGGTATGGCGGATTTAAACGTCGTGAAAACATCCGGAATTATTCGAACGACGGGACTTGGTTCTTGTGTGGGCCTAACGCTATATGACAAAAACATTCAACTTGCAGGGATGGCTCATGTGATGCTTCCTTCATCGGATATTGCTAGAGACGGACAATTGAATATAGCAAAATACGCAGATACTGCACTTCCAGAATTAGTTCGCAAAATGACTGAGCTTGGCGCTTCACGCTCACGATTGGTTGCCAAAATGGCTGGTGGTGCTCAAATGTTTAATTTTTCTAGTGGTGGTGATCACATGCGAATTGGTCCTCGTAATGTGGAAGCATGTAAATTGTTTTTAGAAGAGTACAAAATTCCATTGTTAGCAGAGGACACTGGCGCTAATTACGGACGAACCATAGAGATGGATTGTATTTCTGGGATTTTGTTCATAAGAAGTGTACAAATGGGTAAGAAGGAATTATAGCCTATGGTAGGGAATATTAAAATTAATCTCTGGTTAGGCTTTATCGGTTTTTTGATTACTTTTTTTGCTTCTATCGAAAACAATTTATGGACCACGAGTTTATTTAGAGGGGTTTTAGGATTCGCATTATGGTTTTTCTTGGCATTCGTGTTGCGCTTTGTTTTAGGGATTCTAGCCAATCCTGCAAGCGCAACATCGAATAAGCCTTCTAGCCCTACTTCTTCGGGAAATGAATCAACTTCTGTTTCCGCAGATGATCCAAATAGAGGCAGCCAATTTGATGTAGTCACACCTGATCAAGATCAGGAATTAAGTGACTTACTAACACCGAAACCAACAGACACAGTGGAAAAGGATAGCTTTGCTCCTCTTAATCCACCCAAACTGGTTTCAACCAAGCAACAAGATCCGGAGGAAATGGCGAAGGCTGTTCGTCACCTGACACAAAAGTAAGGAGGGTGAAAGCAATTGAGCGAGCAAAAAGCAACCCATCTAAATCATTCAGAGTTGTGGGTACAGTGGAAGGAGTATGGAAACGTCGAAGCCAAGAAGAAGCTAATTGAAAACTACTATGGCACCGTTGAATATGTTTCCAGCCGCCTTGCAATTGGATTACCCAAAAATGTCTCTAAAGATGATCTGATGAGTAATGGAGTTATGGGTTTAATTGATGCAATTGAAAAGTTTGATTATAAACGTGGACTTCAATTTGAAACATATGCTTCTTGGAGAGTACGTGGTGCGATATTGGATGGTCTTCGTCAAGGAGATTGGGTTCCAAGATCGGTACGCGAGAAAGCACGCAAAATTGAAGACGCCTATCAGCAATTGGAACAAAAATATCTACGTTCTGTATCGGATGCAGAAATTAGTAACTATTTGGATATTACAGAAAAAGACTTTCAAAATATGCTTCAAGATGTAGCGGTTATGACGATTACTTCATTGGAAGATCCTATTCGTGAAGAAGAGTCTGAAACAAGAATGTCTTTGATCGTAGATGAGAAAGCCAAAAATCCAGATCGTACTGTAAACGATTTTGTACTTAAAGAATCGCTTATGAAAGGTATTGAAAAGCTTACCGATAAAGAGAGAACGGTTGTATCACTACTTTATTATGAAGACCTATCACTCAGTGAGATTGCTGAAGTCATGTCATTATCACCATCACGAATCTCTCAACTTCATTCCAAAGCTATTCTACGATTACGTGGAGCACTGGATAAGCAAAAAGGTCTATTAATGCAAGACATGTGAGACGCCGCTACTTGTATGAAAGGGTGAATTAGGCGTGACCTCTCAATTAGCAATAGACCCGTATTTAAAAGTTATTTTTTCTGATGATAAATCTGTCGCCTATCTTGAATTTACTAAGTTTGATCAAGAATTTGAATGCACAGCCGAACAACTGGAGGGATTTTTGCGTACGCAAGGCTTGAGTAATGGAATTGATTCAATCATCTTACAACAAATTTCTAGCAATCCTGAAGCTTATACTTTGGACAAAGTGATCGTTGCTCAAGGACAAAAGCCAGTGAATGGAATAGATGGAAGAATTGAATATACCGTATCATTTGATGATGTTGGTAGAAGACCACTCGAAACTCAAGATGGTAAAGTAGACTACAAAGAATTAGTACAACTGAACAATGTTCGTAAAGGACAAATGATCGGTAAAAAAATCGATCCTTTACCAGGGCAAGATGGAATATCTGTTACAGGAGAACCTATTCCTTACAAAGCAGGTAAAGAAGCTCGATTTAAAGTAGGTAAAAATATTGTATTAAATCCTGAACATACCGTCATATATGCTGCTTTGGATGGTATGATATCTTTAACCGAAAAAAGTAAAATTAATGTGTTTCCTGTGTATGAAGTGAATGGAGATATAGATTACCATACAGGCAATATCGACTTTGTAGGAACGGTCGTTATTCGTGGTAATGTGTTATCTAATTTTCGCGTTAAAGCATCTGGAGATATTAGAATTGTTGGCGGTGTAGAAGGCGCAGAGCTAGAAGCTGGTGGTTCAATTGAAATCACAGGCGGAGTGATCGGTTATCATAAAGGTCTGGTCAAAGCAGCTGTCAATGTCAAAAGTTCATTTATCCAGGATGGAAATGTAGAAGCTGGTGAAGCGGTAATTGTTTCTCAAAGTATTATGCATTCTAACGTGCGTGCTGGTAAAAGTATTTTCTGTAATGGACCTAAAGGGTTAATTGTAGGTGGACAATTACAAGCAGGTGAAACAGTTGT contains:
- a CDS encoding chemotaxis protein CheA, with translation MDMNQYLNMFIDESNDHLQSLNEKMLELESSPADLGIVQVIFRSAHTLKGMAATMGFEDLAALTHQMENVLDLVRNEKLAMQEFIFDTLFKSLDALESMVQDITQGGEGKADVTAIVESLQAIVRGEMTPAAPAATVTATPTPSAVTADAEVVQESKGIQLDEFQQSVIEQSMSEGHQALYVEVFIREDCQLKAVRAYMVFDMLERFGEVIKSEPSTQDIEQDKFDRSFSLYYITQKDQDELKTMILGVSEIENVTMTRLDAESLKEMSAPANQSSPIAAETVSLEATPSTSAPVVEDKAVVAPPQAKAAAKSPVAAPSRTIRVDIDRLDVLMNLFSELLIDRVRLEQLASEVKVPALTDAVEHMGRVSSDLQNIVLKLRMVPVDTVFNRFPRMVRDLAKSLDKKLDLIITGAETELDRTVIDEIGDPLVHLLRNSVDHGVEPIADRIAAGKDETGVVKLSAFHSGNHVFIEIEDDGRGIYRDKILQSAIKKGVVTQEQSVTMKDEEVYQLLFAPGFSTAEVISDISGRGVGLDVVKSKISSLGGHVTVYSTPGKGTKFSVQLPLTLSIISAMLIRVGSEKYAIPLTSIVETGIIKSKQVRDLHGSQLIPYRETHIPLLSLSRVFEVPDFDEREEEETEIVVIRKGDKLAALAVENFIGQNEIVLKSLGKYLPDIQGVSGATILGDGQVALIIDPNAFIK
- a CDS encoding chemotaxis protein CheW, with product MAEDIKVIVFKLAKEEYGIEVDKVQTIERMLPITRVPKTFDFVKGVINLRGVVIPVIDLRGRFNLPENEYNDQTRIIIVEVDTTQVGFIVDSANDVVDLDRGRIEKPPEVVGGVKARYLDGVAKLDEERLLIMLNLAEVLNRSEVSQLENIED
- a CDS encoding chemotaxis protein CheC, translating into MNLFGNLEGFKMDVLKEVGNIGAGNAATALSQLLDKPIDMAVPKVQILPFEKIADKVGGPEQIVLAVFFRVEGEAPGNLFFILTPEAGKGLLHRLAGIEASDEEFFNEMEQSALSEIGNILAGSYLSSLADFTKLSMTPTVPGLAMDMAGAILNYGLIQFGEMGDDALLIDTTFLEGKEEVEGQFFLIPDPESFDKIFKSLGVPLTDD
- a CDS encoding chemotaxis protein CheD, with the protein product MIEEQNIVKVGMADLNVVKTSGIIRTTGLGSCVGLTLYDKNIQLAGMAHVMLPSSDIARDGQLNIAKYADTALPELVRKMTELGASRSRLVAKMAGGAQMFNFSSGGDHMRIGPRNVEACKLFLEEYKIPLLAEDTGANYGRTIEMDCISGILFIRSVQMGKKEL
- a CDS encoding FliA/WhiG family RNA polymerase sigma factor gives rise to the protein MSEQKATHLNHSELWVQWKEYGNVEAKKKLIENYYGTVEYVSSRLAIGLPKNVSKDDLMSNGVMGLIDAIEKFDYKRGLQFETYASWRVRGAILDGLRQGDWVPRSVREKARKIEDAYQQLEQKYLRSVSDAEISNYLDITEKDFQNMLQDVAVMTITSLEDPIREEESETRMSLIVDEKAKNPDRTVNDFVLKESLMKGIEKLTDKERTVVSLLYYEDLSLSEIAEVMSLSPSRISQLHSKAILRLRGALDKQKGLLMQDM
- a CDS encoding DUF342 domain-containing protein gives rise to the protein MTSQLAIDPYLKVIFSDDKSVAYLEFTKFDQEFECTAEQLEGFLRTQGLSNGIDSIILQQISSNPEAYTLDKVIVAQGQKPVNGIDGRIEYTVSFDDVGRRPLETQDGKVDYKELVQLNNVRKGQMIGKKIDPLPGQDGISVTGEPIPYKAGKEARFKVGKNIVLNPEHTVIYAALDGMISLTEKSKINVFPVYEVNGDIDYHTGNIDFVGTVVIRGNVLSNFRVKASGDIRIVGGVEGAELEAGGSIEITGGVIGYHKGLVKAAVNVKSSFIQDGNVEAGEAVIVSQSIMHSNVRAGKSIFCNGPKGLIVGGQLQAGETVVARTIGNTSFTVTDIEVGVLPELRNQLGVLRKELKTHVENLEKTEKALHLLDQLASAGQLGSDKLALRIKLSATKKSQLREHDEIKESIWEIERTLEESAKAKVEVIHTIFGGSKVVIGRYTKYIKDTSERVSFTYDDGDIVMVSNH